Proteins encoded within one genomic window of Spirochaeta isovalerica:
- a CDS encoding adenylate/guanylate cyclase domain-containing protein codes for MRIRTKIISIVLPLIIVTLTLAGFSAYFASTSGISEIARNFLGFKAEELEKYTENQWKLLVDNNFTDRSDMVAATKAGVEAFAYSIIRSNTELIAAFDKEGVIQMQTGELDLSPAELRQIRILISDQSTEMKEISLGGIERVGKGFWFEPFGWYVFLTEERDTFYSSVNRITTQTIYIIAIGVVVAVVMLAWLANYLTRPLNDVVKTMREIIADNDLSRRVQVEFNDETGELAHTFNIMSEELEGAYSKIKEFAMDAVIARKKERKIRNMFEKYVPQDLIDSLFANPESMLVGNNRYLSILFSDIRSFTTISERLAPDDLVNSLNRYFDIMVDIIMDKNGIVDKYIGDAIMAFFGAPVAYENDTVNSVYAALEMVDGIKRFNDQQIKLGKPEFKTGIGVNYGEVTVGNIGTEKKMDYTVIGDAVNLASRLEGLTKEYGQDLIISEALYGEVDGKIPCRFLDTVAVKGKTKGVKIYSAKRDLNDKEKKAWDIHATGMDFYLNRKFKEGIACFDRVQEILPGDKVSLMIAERCNEYIKTPPPENWDGVKVMKTK; via the coding sequence ATGAGAATCAGAACTAAAATAATCTCCATAGTTCTCCCGTTGATCATAGTCACTCTGACCCTCGCCGGGTTCAGTGCCTACTTCGCTTCGACTTCGGGAATTTCCGAGATCGCCCGGAATTTTCTGGGTTTTAAAGCGGAAGAACTGGAGAAATATACGGAAAACCAGTGGAAACTCCTGGTTGATAACAATTTTACAGATCGCTCGGATATGGTCGCCGCTACTAAAGCCGGTGTTGAAGCTTTCGCCTACAGCATAATCCGCAGCAACACGGAGCTTATTGCCGCTTTCGACAAGGAAGGAGTGATTCAGATGCAGACCGGTGAGCTTGACCTTTCACCGGCTGAATTGCGTCAGATCCGCATTCTTATTTCCGATCAGTCCACTGAAATGAAAGAGATCTCTTTAGGCGGGATTGAAAGGGTCGGAAAGGGTTTCTGGTTCGAACCCTTCGGATGGTATGTCTTTCTCACAGAGGAGAGAGATACATTTTATTCATCGGTAAACAGGATCACCACACAGACCATATACATCATCGCCATCGGTGTTGTTGTCGCTGTAGTCATGCTGGCATGGCTTGCCAACTACTTAACCCGTCCGCTGAACGATGTTGTAAAAACCATGAGGGAAATCATTGCAGATAATGACTTGTCCCGCCGTGTTCAGGTCGAGTTTAATGATGAGACCGGGGAACTGGCCCATACATTCAATATCATGTCTGAAGAGCTGGAGGGAGCCTATTCCAAGATAAAGGAATTCGCCATGGATGCTGTCATCGCCCGTAAGAAAGAGCGTAAAATCCGGAACATGTTTGAGAAATATGTTCCCCAGGATCTCATTGACAGCCTTTTCGCTAACCCCGAGTCGATGCTGGTCGGAAACAACAGATATCTTTCCATATTATTTTCCGATATCAGATCCTTTACGACTATCTCCGAAAGGCTCGCCCCCGATGATCTGGTTAATTCTCTCAACCGCTATTTCGATATTATGGTCGATATTATCATGGATAAGAACGGCATTGTCGATAAATACATCGGCGACGCCATCATGGCTTTTTTCGGAGCTCCTGTCGCCTATGAGAACGATACCGTCAATTCAGTCTATGCCGCGCTGGAAATGGTCGATGGAATAAAACGGTTTAACGATCAGCAGATCAAACTGGGTAAACCGGAATTTAAAACGGGAATAGGCGTCAATTACGGTGAAGTGACCGTGGGTAACATCGGTACGGAAAAGAAAATGGACTATACCGTTATCGGTGACGCCGTAAACCTGGCTTCCAGACTCGAAGGATTAACCAAGGAATACGGTCAGGATCTCATCATTTCGGAAGCTCTATACGGTGAGGTGGACGGGAAAATTCCCTGCCGATTTCTCGATACGGTAGCCGTAAAAGGAAAAACAAAAGGCGTTAAAATCTATTCAGCCAAAAGGGATCTTAACGATAAAGAAAAAAAAGCCTGGGACATCCACGCTACGGGTATGGATTTTTATCTCAACCGCAAATTCAAAGAAGGCATAGCCTGTTTCGATCGTGTTCAGGAAATCCTGCCGGGAGACAAAGTTTCTCTTATGATAGCTGAACGCTGTAATGAATATATCAAAACGCCGCCCCCGGAAAACTGGGACGGCGTTAAAGTGATGAAAACCAAGTGA